The following coding sequences lie in one Salmo salar chromosome ssa13, Ssal_v3.1, whole genome shotgun sequence genomic window:
- the LOC106567831 gene encoding transgelin-2 encodes MANKGPSYGLSREVQSKIDKKYDQDLEERLTEWIIAQCDAGVGQPEAGKTGWQNWLKDGCVLCELINSLSSGNKPIRKIQSSGMAFKQMEQISQFLNAAEKYGITKTDMFQTVDLWEGKDLAAVQRTLMALGSLAVTRDDGTYRGDPNWFHKKSVENKREFSEDQLNEGRSVIGLQMGTNKGASQAGMTGYGRPRQILNNNP; translated from the exons ATGGCAAACAAAGGTCCCTCCTACGGTCTGAGCCGTGAGGTACAGAGTAAGATTGATAAAAAGTATGACCAGGATTTGGAAGAGAGGTTGACTGAGTGGATCATTGCCCAGTGTGACGCTGGAGTGGGCCAACCCGAGGCAGGCAAGACCGGCTGGCAGAACTGGCTCAAGGACGGATGT GTGCTGTGTGAACTGATCAACAGCCTGTCCAGTGGGAACAAGCCCATCAGGAAGATCCAGAGCTCAGGCATGGCCTTCAAACAGATGGAGCAGATCTCCCAGTTCCTCAATGCGGCTGAGAAGTACGGCATCACCAAGACTGACATGTTCCAGACAGTTGACCTCTGGGAAG GGAAAGACCTGGCTGCTGTCCAGAGGACCCTGATGGCCCTGGGAAGTCTGGCTGTCACCAGGGACGATGGGACTTACCGCGGCGACCCCAACTGGTTCCATAA GAAGTCGGTGGAGAACAAACGTGAGTTCTCAGAGGACCAGCTGAATGAGGGAAGGAGTGTCATCGGCCTGCAGATGGGCACCAACAAGGGGGCATCTCAGGCTGGCATGACTGGATACGGGAGACCTAGGCAGATCCTGAACAACAACCCCTAA